Genomic DNA from Pseudomonas fitomaticsae:
AGTGGCCTGCAACTGGCGATCAGCGCAGGTTTCGTACTGTTCTCGTCGGTCTGCATCCTGTTCCAGACCAGCGCCATCATCCACGGCGGCGAGCGCAACTACATCATGGCGACCATCAGCCTGTATGTATCGATCTACAACCTGTTCGTCAGCCTGTTGCAGATCTTCGGCATCATGAGCCGCGACGACTGATCGCTGCACCGCTATAAACAAGAAACCCGCGAAAGCGGGTTTTTTGTTGCCTGCGAAAAAGAGAGCAGGCGATCAATTGATCACGATGCTGCCATCGGCCTGTTGCTTATAGATCGTGTAGGGCAACAGCAATGTATCGAGCACTCCGGACACGGCCGCATCGACCAGCAGGCCCGGTGTCGCGTTCTTGTAGTTGAACGCATCGACGTCATCCGGCTTTTCGGCGTGCAGCAGGCAGAAGTCGTAAGTCACGCCGCTGTAAATGCGTGGTACGGCGCCGCAGTAGGATTTGTTCGCTTTCAACTGCTCCGTGGAGTGCTTGTCACTGAACGCCACGGTCTGCACCGTCCCGCACCCAGCCAGCATCAACGTCGCCAGCATCATTGCCTGAATTTTCATGCCGCCAATCCTTCGCCGGAAAAACTCAATCTACGCCGCTCAGGCCATCGGCGGCAATCGGCGTTTGACCGGGGTCTTCTTGACGATCGCAGTATTGGTTTCCGCCAGCGTGTTCAGCCGATCAAGCAGGGTGTCCAGCTGTTCCATCGAGCGCACATGCAGACGGGCGATGAAACAATCCTCACCGGTAACCTTGTCACATTCGGTGAACTCGGGAATCGACATAATCTGCCGCTCGACTTCCTGCAGCTGCCCCGGCAATGGCCGCACCCGGACAATCGCCTGCAACTGGTAGCCGAAGCACTTCGGATCGATCTCCACGGTATAGCTCTTGAGCACGCCGCGCTCCTCCAGGCGGCGCAAGCGCTCGGCCACA
This window encodes:
- a CDS encoding Lrp/AsnC family transcriptional regulator — its product is MTDDIDQILIGALMEDSRRSLKALAQISGLSSPSVAERLRRLEERGVLKSYTVEIDPKCFGYQLQAIVRVRPLPGQLQEVERQIMSIPEFTECDKVTGEDCFIARLHVRSMEQLDTLLDRLNTLAETNTAIVKKTPVKRRLPPMA
- a CDS encoding YceK/YidQ family lipoprotein; this encodes MKIQAMMLATLMLAGCGTVQTVAFSDKHSTEQLKANKSYCGAVPRIYSGVTYDFCLLHAEKPDDVDAFNYKNATPGLLVDAAVSGVLDTLLLPYTIYKQQADGSIVIN